The following are encoded together in the Malaya genurostris strain Urasoe2022 chromosome 3, Malgen_1.1, whole genome shotgun sequence genome:
- the LOC131433959 gene encoding uncharacterized protein LOC131433959 produces the protein MVQCDVCDGWHHFDCVGVDDRVEDRSWRCLKCVTVVRKRVSKRSKAEKVDKKASTSVKGDTAVDGFTKKQSDSVKQCKQQEESNQQPKSPESISVMSYTSRKSTRLQLELQLRKLDAEKSLLEEKKKLIDKKYSVLQELAELEDEDGKTGSVDGVSKVEDWLRDGVDNNTDETADSNEDYLGTDMEKDTDEKEPQDPPSSDKDFDPTQRSTPKTVPRMQEKKIGTRGNQLNFSLTRNQLAARQVVARDLPIFSGNPEEWPIFFSTFESTTQMCGYTNDENMIRLRSCLKGDAFAAVKSFLLHPSTVNRAMGALKLRFGQPRFVVQSLKEKILAMPPVKPDTLNKMIDFALSVQNLEATIDACGQNELKRDSSLINDLIGKLPVTMKLEWARHTRCLRKITLAGFSKWIYDMAEDACLVAEPVRNQETTQYHDSRKKPKAFLNAHIDQQNWKKEGQQASGASKQKTPVYQCMVCKGICASFAKCKRFLDLSYDGRWAAIREARVCRKCLKQHNGGCESKECGVNGCTYKHHPLLHKALNADTSPISKPKSEEQSCNTHQSCSSSILFRYIPVVIYGNGTVMHCYAFLDDGSSKTFMDEELAKELNLSGERRPLCLKWTGGMHRSEDDSHSVKFQISGLRGKRFLFEDVRTVKELQLPYQTLNLEQLQTEYNYLKRVPVQSYRDVRPRLLIGVQHANATLVRKSREGKPGDPIAVKTNLGWTIYGGAPSDQPMNMVHYTYHVSCCENETEQITDMDMNHAMKEYFSLESLGIMSPSKQVRSLEDDRALSLLRERTHFNGDRYETGLLWKHDNVRLPDNKAMAQKRFNHLERRLAKDPDLARLVKEKLIDYIAKGYVRKLTTDELAETHERTWYLPFFPVTNPNKPGKIRLVWDAAATPCEISLNSALLTGPDLLTPLVHVLYNFRARRFAICGDIREMFHQVAMSKEDQHSQRFFLRDEVEPEEPSTFVMQVMTFGASCSPATAQFVKNMNAERFYNQYPAAARAIIRCTYVDDMLSSSETEQEAIELARSVWFVHKSGGFEIRNWMSNSPAVLNALCGDQATEKSLELSSALATEKVLGMWWCTKSDCFTYKLNWTRFGKDLLGGKCFPTKREVLRIMMSIYDPLGLISHYLMYLKVLYQEIWRTGVGWDEKIDQRCFDKWQSWLKLLPDIEHLEIPRCYRRKISIDKQTAIQLHTFVDASENGMAAVAYLRFENTDTVECSLVTAKTRVAPLKYTTIPRLELQAALIGAR, from the coding sequence ATGGTACAGTGCGATGTCTGTGATGGTTGGCATCATTTCGATTGCGTGGGTGTCGACGATCGAGTTGAGGATAGATCGTGGCGGTGTTTGAAGTGTGTTACGGTTGTGAGGAAACGAGTATCCAAGCGATCGAAGGCGGAGAAAGTGGACAAAAAGGCTTCAACTTCCGTGAAGGGAGATACAGCGGTAGATGGATTCACGAAGAAACAATCAGATTCCGTGAAACAGTGCAAACAACAGGAGGAGAGTAATCAACAGCCTAAGTCTCCAGAGTCGATATCAGTGATGTCGTATACGTCAAGAAAATCTACTAGACTTCAACTAGAGTTACAGCTGCGTAAGCTAGATGCAGAGAAGTCGCTACTGGAAGAGAAAAAGAAGCTGATTGACAAAAAATACAGCGTTCTACAAGAGTTAGCGGAACTTGAAGATGAAGATGGTAAAACCGGCTCAGTAGATGGTGTTTCCAAGGTGGAGGATTGGCTACGCGACGGAGTAGATAATAATACAGACGAGACGGCGGATTCAAACGAAGACTATCTTGGGACTGATATGGAAAAAGATACCGACGAGAAAGAGCCAcaagatccaccatccagtgACAAGGATTTTGATCCAACGCAACGTTCGACTCCTAAAACTGTCCCACGAATGCAGGAGAAGAAAATTGGTACCCGTGGTAATCAGCTGAATTTCAGCCTGACTCGAAACCAGCTCGCGGCCCGCCAAGTTGTTGCCAGAGATCTGCCCATATTCTCCGGGAATCCAGAAGAGTGGCCAATTTTCTTTTCCACTTTTGAGAGTACAACGCAAATGTGCGGGTACACCAACGATGAGAATATGATTCGTCTAAGAAGTTGTCTAAAGGGAGATGCATTCGCCGCAGTAAAGAGCTTTCTACTTCATCCGTCGACAGTGAATAGAGCAATGGGTGCACTTAAATTGAGATTTGGCCAGCCAAGGTTTGTGGTTCAGTCGTTAAAGGAGAAAATTTTGGCAATGCCTCCGGTAAAACCGGACACACTGAATAAAATGATTGATTTTGCTCTGTCGGTACAAAACCTTGAAGCTACAATCGATGCGTGTGGCCAAAACGAGCTTAAGCGAGATTCATCCTTGATAAACGACCTGATTGGCAAACTTCCAGTCACGATGAAGCTAGAATGGGCCAGACATACTAGATGCTTGCGAAAAATTACGTTAGCAGGTTTCAGTAAATGGATTTATGACATGGCTGAGGATGCTTGTTTGGTAGCTGAACCAGTTAGGAATCAGGAAACCACCCAATATCACGATTCTCGCAAAAAGCCAAAAGCTTTCTTGAATGCCCATATCGACCAGCAGAATTGGAAGAAAGAAGGCCAACAAGCATCCGGTGCTTCCAAGCAAAAAACGCCTGTGTACCAGTGTATGGTATGCAAAGGGATTTGCGCTTCATTCGCAAAGTGTAAAAGGTTTCTGGATTTGTCATATGACGGAAGATGGGCAGCCATCCGAGAGGCTAGAGTCTGTCGTAAATGTTTGAAGCAGCACAACGGAGGATGTGAATCAAAGGAATGTGGAGTAAATGGATGTACCTACAAGCATCATCCCTTGCTACACAAAGCGCTGAATGCAGATACGTCACCGATTAGTAAGCCGAAGAGTGAAGAGCAGTCGTGTAACACCCATCAGTCTTGTTCAAGCTCTATTTTGTTCCGGTACATTCCGGTCGTGATTTACGGTAATGGAACTGTGATGCATTGCTATGCCTTTCTGGACGATGGATCCTCGAAGACCTTTATGGATGAGGAGCTGGCGAAGGAGTTAAATCTCTCTGGTGAACGCCGCCCATTATGCCTCAAATGGACCGGAGGCATGCACCGTTCGGAAGATGATTCACACAGCGTTAAATTCCAAATCTCTGGTTTGAGAGGAAAACGATTCCTTTTTGAGGACGTTCGGACAGTGAAAGAACTTCAATTGCCGTATCAAACGCTCAACCTGGAACAGTTACAGACGGaatacaattatttgaaaagagTTCCAGTGCAATCTTATCGAGATGTTCGGCCACGTCTTCTAATAGGTGTTCAACACGCGAATGCTACACTTGTACGGAAAAGTCGTGAAGGCAAACCAGGTGATCCGATAGCTGTTAAAACTAATCTCGGATGGACAATCTACGGAGGGGCTCCAAGTGATCAGCCTATGAACATGGTTCACTATACGTATCATGTTTCCTGCTGTGAAAATGAGACCGAACAGATTACTGACATGGATATGAACCATGCCATGAAGGAGTATTTCTCATTGgaaagtcttggcatcatgtcACCGTCTAAGCAGGTTCGTTCCCTCGAAGATGATCGTGCGTTAAGCCTCTTACGAGAGCGCACTCATTTCAACGGAGACAGGTATGAAACAGGACTGCTCTGGAAGCACGATAATGTGAGATTACCTGACAATAAAGCAATGGCGCAAAAACGTTTCAACCATCTTGAACGGCGATTGGCCAAGGATCCTGATCTGGCACGGTTAGTTAAAGAGAAACTTATAGACTACATTGCTAAAGGCTATGTACGTAAGTTGACCACCGACGAACTGGCAGAAACTCACGAACGCACCTGGTATTTACCGTTCTTTCCGGTAACAAACCCGAATAAGCCGGGGAAGATCAGACTCGTCTGGGATGCAGCAGCTACGCCATGTGAAATATCGCTGAATTCTGCTTTGCTCACTGGTCCAGATCTGCTTACACCGTTGGTACACGTTCTCTACAATTTTCGAGCGAGACGCTTCGCGATATGTGGAGACATACGCGAAATGTTCCACCAGGTAGCTATGAGCAAAGAAGATCAACAtagccagcgttttttcctgcGGGATGAAGTGGAACCTGAGGAACCCAGTACGTTCGTTATGCAGGTTATGACCTTCGGTGCTTCCTGTTCTCCAGCAACCGCGCAATTCGTAAAAAAcatgaatgcagaacgattttatAATCAGTATCCTGCTGCTGCGAGAGCAATCATACGTTGCACGTACGTCGACGATATGCTGAGTAGTAGTGAAACGGAACAGGAAGCAATCGAGCTGGCAAGGTCTGTCTGGTTTGTTCACAAAAGCGGTGGATTTGAAATTCGGAATTGGATGTCTAACTCGCCAGCAGTTCTAAATGCACTTTGTGGCGATCAAGCTACTGAGAAAAGCCTCGAGCTATCGTCAGCCTTAGCGACTGAGAAAGTGCTTGGCATGTGGTGGTGCACGAAGTCTGACTGTTTCACCTATAAGTTGAATTGGACGAGGTTTGGAAAAGATCTGTTGGGCGGCAAGTGTTTTCCCACGAAGCGCGAAGTACTGCGCATCATGATGTCCATCTACGATCCATTGGGCCTAATTTCTCATTACCTCATGTACCTAAAGGTATTATATCAAGAAATCTGGCGCACAGGCGTTGGATGGGACGAGAAGATTGATCAAAGGTGCTTTGATAAATGGCAGTCGTGGCTGAAACTTCTACCTGACATCGAGCATTTGGAAATACCGCGATGCTATAGGCGCAAAATATCAATAGATAAACAAACAGCAATACAACTACACACCTTCGTTGATGCCAGCGAAAATGGCATGGCAGCCGTGGCGTATCTACGTTTCGAGAATACCGACACAGTGGAATGTTCGTTAGTTACCGCAAAGACCCGTGTAGCTCCACTCAAATATACCACCATTCCTAGATTGGAGCTGCAAGCAGCGCTCATTGGTGCCAGATAA